In a genomic window of Chloroflexota bacterium:
- a CDS encoding DUF1998 domain-containing protein: protein MSFDHYDALPGGIGIAEKGFALLLELWKATLAAIQECPCQDGCPSCIQSPKCGNNNEPLDKRAAILILQALLGNQRA from the coding sequence ATATCGTTTGACCATTATGATGCACTTCCTGGCGGCATAGGCATCGCGGAGAAGGGCTTTGCCCTGCTTCTAGAACTGTGGAAGGCAACCTTGGCTGCTATCCAGGAGTGCCCTTGCCAGGATGGCTGCCCCAGTTGCATCCAATCCCCCAAGTGCGGCAACAACAATGAGCCGCTGGATAAGCGTGCTGCCATTTTGATCCTACAGGCATTGCTGGGCAACCAGCGTGCATGA
- a CDS encoding transposase has product MPNDKDISTLFDLSQIEFQAYIMECARCVVCLIFEEVMRDELSALLQAQPYERSPKRRGQRNGSYKRDWITSFGVLANVKVPRDRAGLYQTRLFDRYQRRQSQVDQAIRDMFIKGLSTTAVGQSTQHLLGAEPSPSTVSRIFHSLEEECNAWRQRPLEKRYRYIFLDGVYFTVGYDNQYEKVPLLAALGVKMNGEREVLGFAPGDKESRAAWDSFVDDL; this is encoded by the coding sequence ATGCCCAATGATAAGGATATTAGCACACTTTTCGACCTTAGCCAAATCGAGTTTCAGGCCTATATTATGGAATGCGCCCGTTGTGTCGTGTGCCTCATTTTCGAGGAGGTGATGCGAGACGAGTTGAGCGCACTGTTGCAGGCGCAGCCTTACGAACGCAGTCCAAAGCGGCGCGGACAACGGAACGGGAGCTACAAGCGGGATTGGATCACCAGCTTTGGAGTACTGGCAAACGTGAAAGTGCCTCGCGATCGTGCCGGGCTGTACCAGACGCGCTTGTTTGACCGCTACCAGCGACGCCAGAGCCAGGTAGATCAGGCCATCCGTGACATGTTTATCAAAGGGCTGAGCACTACGGCAGTGGGGCAGAGCACTCAGCACTTGCTGGGGGCTGAACCCAGTCCATCGACCGTATCGCGTATCTTCCATAGCTTGGAAGAAGAATGTAACGCCTGGCGACAACGGCCGCTGGAGAAACGGTATCGGTATATCTTTCTGGATGGCGTCTACTTTACCGTCGGCTACGATAATCAGTATGAGAAAGTGCCCCTGTTAGCTGCCCTGGGGGTCAAGATGAATGGTGAACGGGAGGTGTTGGGCTTTGCCCCTGGGGACAAGGAGAGCCGTGCGGCATGGGATAGCTTTGTGGATGACCTCTAG
- a CDS encoding metal-sensitive transcriptional regulator, with product MKNMDFPQDVRQEMLSRLRRIEGQARGVQRMVEEGRDCAEIIHQLASIRAAAHSASLFLLKHYAKECSAAAAKKDGTAEPIEDLVELMFTIS from the coding sequence ATGAAAAACATGGATTTCCCACAAGACGTGCGACAAGAAATGCTTTCTCGCCTACGGCGCATCGAGGGACAGGCACGAGGTGTGCAGCGCATGGTGGAGGAGGGACGCGATTGCGCCGAGATCATCCATCAACTTGCCTCCATCCGTGCGGCAGCGCATAGTGCCAGTCTTTTCTTGCTGAAACACTATGCCAAGGAATGCTCAGCGGCTGCAGCGAAAAAGGATGGTACTGCAGAACCAATTGAAGATTTGGTTGAGCTGATGTTCACCATATCGTAA